From Domibacillus sp. DTU_2020_1001157_1_SI_ALB_TIR_016, a single genomic window includes:
- the purL gene encoding phosphoribosylformylglycinamidine synthase subunit PurL gives MSLMLEPNPQQIKDEKLYSTMGLTDEEFAKVEKILGRLPNYAETGLFSVMWSEHCSYKNSKPVLSRFPTKGEHVLQGPGEGAGIVDIGDGQAVAFKIESHNHPSAIEPYQGAATGVGGIIRDVFSMGARPVAVLNSLRFGELETARVKYLFEEVVAGIAGYGNCIGIPTVGGEIGFDPSYDGNPLVNAMCVGLIDHKDIQKGQAKGVGNTVMYVGAKTGRDGIHGATFASEELSESSDEKRPAVQVGDPFMEKLLLEACLELIYNHQDVLVGIQDMGAAGLTSSSAEMASKSGSGIQMNLDLIPQRETGMTPYEMMLSESQERMLIVVKKGHEKEIEDLFAKYGLEAASVGVVTDDKMLRLIHKGEVAAEVPVDALAEDAPVYHKPSAEPEYFRTFQAMEDVTPDVTDYKETLVKLLQQPTIASKEWVYDQYDYQVRTNTVVAPGSDAAVIRLRGTNKALAMTTDCNARYIYLDPKTGGKIAVAEAARNIVASGARPLAITDGLNYGSPENPGVFWQLEQSADGISEACLALQSPVIGGNVSLYNETNGTAIYPTPIIGMVGLIEDVNHITTQAAKQAGDLVYVIGDAANEFGGSELQKMTNGGEIFGKSPAIDLTVEKARQDALLVAIQSGLVQSAHDISEGGFAVALVEKLFGTGLGARVSLQGEATAALFAETQSRFVITVKPENKEAFEAAVQDAKQIGEVTAQPLASISINGEEVVQAPVSELEDAWKGAIPCLLNSEA, from the coding sequence ATGTCGTTAATGCTTGAACCAAATCCACAGCAAATTAAAGACGAAAAACTATACAGCACAATGGGCTTAACGGATGAAGAATTTGCGAAAGTAGAAAAAATTCTTGGCCGTCTGCCAAACTACGCAGAAACAGGTCTTTTCTCGGTTATGTGGTCAGAGCATTGCAGCTATAAAAATTCCAAACCTGTTTTAAGCCGTTTCCCGACAAAAGGCGAGCACGTTTTGCAGGGACCGGGTGAAGGCGCTGGTATCGTTGATATCGGTGACGGTCAGGCCGTTGCGTTTAAAATTGAAAGTCATAACCACCCATCTGCTATTGAGCCATACCAGGGCGCAGCAACAGGTGTCGGCGGTATCATCCGTGATGTATTCTCAATGGGTGCCCGTCCGGTTGCGGTTTTAAACTCACTTCGTTTCGGTGAACTTGAAACAGCACGTGTAAAGTATTTGTTTGAAGAAGTTGTTGCCGGTATTGCCGGTTACGGAAACTGCATCGGGATCCCAACAGTCGGCGGTGAAATCGGCTTTGATCCGTCTTATGACGGCAATCCGCTTGTGAACGCAATGTGTGTGGGACTCATTGATCATAAAGATATTCAAAAAGGTCAGGCAAAAGGCGTTGGCAACACCGTAATGTATGTAGGAGCGAAAACAGGCCGCGATGGTATTCACGGTGCAACATTCGCTTCAGAAGAACTAAGCGAAAGCTCAGATGAAAAACGCCCAGCGGTACAGGTTGGCGACCCGTTCATGGAAAAATTGCTTTTAGAAGCATGCCTTGAGCTTATTTACAACCATCAAGACGTTCTTGTCGGCATTCAAGATATGGGTGCTGCCGGCTTAACAAGCTCGTCAGCAGAAATGGCGTCAAAATCCGGATCAGGTATCCAAATGAACCTTGATTTGATTCCGCAGCGCGAAACAGGCATGACACCATATGAAATGATGCTGTCTGAATCACAGGAGCGCATGCTGATCGTTGTGAAAAAAGGACATGAAAAAGAAATCGAAGATCTTTTTGCGAAATACGGTCTTGAAGCGGCATCAGTTGGTGTTGTAACAGACGACAAAATGCTTCGTTTGATTCATAAAGGCGAAGTAGCAGCAGAAGTACCGGTTGATGCGCTGGCAGAAGATGCACCAGTGTACCACAAGCCATCTGCAGAGCCAGAATACTTCCGTACATTCCAGGCAATGGAAGACGTAACACCGGACGTTACAGATTACAAAGAAACACTTGTGAAATTGCTTCAGCAGCCGACGATTGCAAGCAAAGAGTGGGTGTATGACCAATACGATTACCAAGTTCGTACAAATACAGTGGTAGCACCAGGATCAGACGCAGCGGTAATCCGTCTGCGCGGCACAAACAAAGCACTTGCGATGACAACAGACTGTAACGCACGTTACATTTACCTTGATCCAAAAACAGGCGGTAAAATTGCCGTGGCAGAAGCGGCTCGTAATATCGTAGCTTCTGGTGCCCGTCCACTTGCGATTACAGACGGCTTAAACTACGGAAGCCCTGAGAATCCAGGCGTATTCTGGCAGCTTGAGCAGTCAGCAGACGGAATTAGTGAAGCGTGTCTTGCGCTTCAATCACCGGTTATCGGCGGAAACGTATCTCTTTATAATGAAACAAACGGTACAGCTATTTACCCGACACCAATTATCGGCATGGTCGGATTGATTGAAGACGTGAATCATATTACGACACAAGCAGCGAAGCAGGCTGGTGACCTTGTATACGTAATTGGAGACGCTGCGAACGAATTTGGCGGCAGCGAGCTGCAAAAAATGACGAACGGCGGCGAAATTTTCGGTAAATCACCAGCGATTGATTTGACAGTGGAAAAAGCACGCCAGGATGCACTTCTTGTGGCTATTCAGTCGGGCCTTGTTCAATCAGCTCATGATATTTCAGAAGGTGGATTTGCCGTAGCACTTGTTGAAAAATTATTCGGCACAGGTCTTGGTGCCCGCGTTTCTCTTCAAGGTGAAGCAACGGCTGCCCTATTTGCAGAAACACAGTCACGCTTTGTCATTACAGTGAAGCCAGAAAACAAAGAAGCGTTTGAAGCAGCCGTACAGGATGCAAAACAAATTGGTGAAGTAACAGCTCAGCCATTGGCATCAATTTCAATTAACGGAGAAGAAGTGGTACAGGCACCGGTTAGTGAACTGGAGGATGCCTGGAAAGGAGCTATTCCATGCTTGCTGAACTCAGAGGCTTAA
- the purQ gene encoding phosphoribosylformylglycinamidine synthase subunit PurQ, with the protein MKFAVIVFPGSNCDVDMYHAVKDELGEQVDLVWHDADNLDEYDGILLPGGFSYGDYLRSGAIAHMSNVMAAVKRAAEAGKPVLGVCNGFQILLESGLLPGAMLRNKNLKFICRTVELSVENNETMFTSLYEKGEKISIPVAHGEGNYYCDEATLAKLKENNQIAFTYASDVNGSLSDIAGITNEKGNVLGMMPHPERAVDELLGSADGLKLFQSIVKHWRNSHVVNA; encoded by the coding sequence GTGAAATTTGCAGTCATCGTATTTCCAGGATCCAACTGTGATGTAGACATGTACCATGCAGTAAAAGACGAATTAGGCGAGCAGGTTGATCTTGTCTGGCATGATGCGGACAACCTTGATGAATATGACGGTATTTTGCTTCCAGGAGGCTTTTCATACGGAGACTACCTGCGTTCAGGCGCGATCGCTCACATGTCAAACGTAATGGCCGCAGTTAAACGTGCTGCGGAAGCGGGCAAGCCGGTTCTTGGCGTCTGCAACGGGTTTCAAATTTTGCTTGAATCAGGCCTTCTTCCAGGAGCTATGCTTCGCAACAAAAATTTAAAGTTTATTTGCCGGACGGTAGAGCTGTCTGTTGAAAATAATGAAACGATGTTTACTTCTTTATACGAAAAAGGCGAAAAAATCAGCATTCCAGTTGCACACGGTGAAGGAAACTACTACTGTGACGAAGCAACACTGGCAAAACTGAAGGAAAACAATCAAATTGCCTTCACATATGCGAGCGATGTAAACGGAAGCCTTTCTGATATTGCAGGTATCACAAACGAAAAAGGCAACGTACTTGGCATGATGCCGCATCCGGAGCGGGCTGTTGATGAACTTCTTGGCAGCGCGGATGGCCTTAAACTTTTCCAATCAATTGTAAAGCACTGGAGGAATTCTCATGTCGTTAATGCTTGA
- the purS gene encoding phosphoribosylformylglycinamidine synthase subunit PurS translates to MYKVKVYVTLRESVLDPQGKAVQQSLSNLGYQGVEEVRIGKYMELQFDDSVRDVEGTVKEVCEKLLSNPVIEDYRYEIEESAKQ, encoded by the coding sequence ATGTATAAAGTGAAAGTTTATGTAACACTTCGTGAAAGTGTATTAGACCCGCAAGGAAAAGCAGTACAGCAATCTCTGTCAAACCTTGGCTACCAAGGAGTAGAAGAAGTGCGCATCGGCAAATACATGGAGCTTCAATTCGATGATTCTGTTCGTGACGTAGAGGGCACAGTAAAAGAAGTATGTGAAAAACTTTTGTCAAACCCGGTTATTGAAGATTACCGATATGAAATCGAGGAGAGTGCGAAACAGTGA
- the purC gene encoding phosphoribosylaminoimidazolesuccinocarboxamide synthase, which translates to MQKGKQLYEGKAKRIYATDQEEIVWIEYKNSATAFNGEKKAEIDGKGRLNNLITGLLFEKLAEQGIQSHFVEQLSENEQLVKHVDIIPLEVVVRNVAAGSIAKRLGFEEGVRFKEPIVEFYYKNDDLGDPLLTEDHIRLLDVAVPEEVQILKKEALRVNDVLIPLFSEMGVDLIDFKIEFGRQKDGSILLADEISPDTCRLWEKGTNRKLDKDLFRRDLGGLTEAYTEIYNRLGGTL; encoded by the coding sequence ATGCAAAAAGGCAAGCAGCTCTACGAAGGAAAAGCAAAACGCATTTATGCAACAGACCAGGAAGAGATCGTCTGGATCGAATATAAAAACTCAGCGACTGCTTTTAATGGTGAGAAAAAAGCAGAAATCGACGGTAAAGGCCGCTTAAATAATTTAATCACAGGGCTATTGTTTGAGAAGCTCGCCGAGCAGGGTATTCAGTCTCACTTTGTTGAGCAGCTGTCTGAAAACGAGCAGCTTGTGAAGCATGTTGACATTATTCCGCTTGAAGTTGTGGTGCGCAATGTTGCTGCTGGCAGCATTGCCAAGCGCCTCGGCTTTGAAGAAGGTGTGCGGTTTAAAGAGCCAATCGTTGAGTTTTATTACAAAAACGATGACCTCGGTGATCCGCTCTTAACAGAAGATCATATCCGTCTGCTTGACGTGGCAGTACCTGAAGAAGTGCAAATTTTGAAAAAAGAAGCTCTTCGTGTAAACGATGTACTCATTCCATTGTTTAGCGAAATGGGTGTTGACCTCATTGACTTTAAAATCGAATTTGGCCGTCAAAAGGATGGAAGCATTCTGCTGGCCGATGAAATTTCGCCGGATACATGCCGCTTATGGGAAAAAGGCACAAATCGCAAACTCGATAAAGACTTGTTCCGCCGGGATCTTGGCGGACTGACAGAAGCATATACCGAAATCTACAATCGACTTGGAGGAACTCTATAA